From the Candidatus Latescibacterota bacterium genome, one window contains:
- a CDS encoding patatin-like phospholipase family protein, translating to MFKKNKPKQITQETVIANEHEAIDEIKEEKTTEGYWGLALSGGGIRSASFSLGVLQALVKHKILSEIDYLSTVSGGGYIGTSLTWFLGKKGFGTDPENFPFGRPTYQKDENGTRKNESEEIDKADEKSNRILNYIRQNASYLTPGGGLGILSLFAVAMRGIFLSFFVYGALLIALIDIVSRAQLFSNKSIPLPWGIQIGSLPLALQLSIGMVCFLAVCALLYSLSGTRKYKFRVSGQKFIGIIWGLAISFAIIGSVPLVSSGLRVWIAGGLTGIGTIVGFVTVLMKSNGSKEKKRHPIKTVLPQFAAGALIYGLILGAYSIILINKTPESAQGIHWSIYIVLGIAFFVGITSKLNNTGHHRMYRDRLMELFMPDDVAIDTGTWNQARKAEKQLLHKIHTGRPYHLINTNLVLIDSSVRKYRDRGGHSFTLSRLYCGSDATKWWPTTSFAGGWKWLRRRGMTLASAMAISAAAANPNTGSCGRGPTRGRFVSALMTLLNIRLGYWIRSTESADEPNMIVPGIKALLGRGFSENAMFLELTDGGHFDNTGIYELLRRKVKLIILADGSADPSFSFGDLANVIERARVDFRVRIRFENTSRSLDGLVPETADSDSKEGSSKLAKRGYAIATITYNNGDEGHMIYIKTTLVPDLPADVYGYSAEYPSFPDQSTGDQFFNERQFEAYRELGYQLTDNAMEDTNVKTILKK from the coding sequence ATGTTCAAAAAAAACAAACCAAAACAGATCACTCAAGAAACTGTCATCGCCAATGAACACGAAGCAATTGATGAAATCAAGGAAGAAAAGACGACAGAGGGATATTGGGGATTAGCACTATCTGGAGGTGGAATCCGTTCAGCGTCTTTCAGCTTGGGAGTCTTACAAGCACTAGTCAAACACAAAATACTCTCCGAAATCGACTACCTGTCCACGGTTTCGGGAGGTGGCTACATCGGCACTTCATTAACATGGTTCTTGGGTAAAAAAGGTTTTGGAACAGATCCAGAGAACTTTCCTTTTGGAAGACCAACCTACCAAAAGGATGAAAATGGAACAAGAAAGAACGAGAGTGAGGAAATCGATAAAGCAGATGAAAAAAGCAATCGGATACTTAACTACATCAGACAGAATGCCTCTTACCTTACGCCGGGTGGTGGGTTAGGGATCCTCTCCTTGTTTGCCGTAGCTATGCGAGGTATATTTTTGTCGTTTTTTGTGTACGGAGCTCTACTTATAGCACTGATCGACATTGTATCGCGGGCTCAATTATTTTCTAATAAATCTATTCCACTTCCTTGGGGCATACAAATAGGATCGTTACCTCTTGCACTTCAACTTTCTATTGGTATGGTTTGCTTTTTGGCTGTGTGCGCACTCTTGTATTCATTGTCCGGAACACGTAAATACAAATTTCGCGTATCAGGTCAAAAGTTCATAGGCATTATATGGGGGTTAGCAATATCCTTTGCGATCATCGGTTCTGTTCCACTAGTGTCAAGCGGACTGCGAGTTTGGATTGCCGGAGGCCTTACCGGTATCGGTACAATCGTCGGATTCGTAACTGTATTAATGAAAAGTAATGGTTCAAAGGAGAAAAAGCGGCACCCGATCAAAACAGTTTTACCACAATTCGCCGCCGGGGCCCTTATCTACGGATTAATTCTTGGAGCATATTCTATCATCCTAATCAACAAGACTCCAGAATCGGCACAAGGGATTCACTGGAGTATATATATTGTTCTTGGAATCGCTTTCTTTGTGGGCATTACTTCTAAACTCAATAACACTGGCCATCACCGGATGTATCGCGATAGATTGATGGAGTTGTTCATGCCAGACGATGTGGCAATCGATACAGGAACCTGGAATCAAGCTCGTAAGGCTGAAAAACAATTACTCCATAAGATACACACAGGTCGACCATATCACCTAATCAATACCAATCTTGTATTAATCGATTCGTCAGTGCGTAAATATCGTGACCGTGGCGGCCATAGCTTTACTTTGTCACGCTTATACTGTGGCTCCGACGCAACTAAATGGTGGCCTACTACGAGTTTTGCCGGAGGATGGAAATGGCTTCGTAGGCGTGGGATGACGTTGGCATCCGCTATGGCTATATCGGCAGCGGCAGCCAATCCAAATACCGGTAGCTGCGGACGAGGACCGACGCGTGGCAGATTTGTTTCAGCATTGATGACACTTCTAAATATTCGGCTAGGATACTGGATCCGCAGTACGGAGTCTGCAGATGAACCCAACATGATCGTTCCAGGTATTAAAGCACTCCTAGGCCGAGGCTTCAGTGAAAATGCAATGTTTCTAGAACTTACAGATGGAGGCCACTTCGACAACACGGGTATTTATGAATTGTTGCGACGTAAAGTTAAGCTCATCATCCTAGCGGATGGATCCGCCGACCCAAGTTTCAGTTTCGGTGATCTTGCAAACGTGATTGAAAGAGCAAGAGTAGATTTTCGTGTAAGAATCCGTTTTGAAAACACAAGTCGTTCGTTGGATGGTTTGGTACCAGAAACTGCTGATTCTGATTCAAAGGAAGGCAGTTCCAAGTTAGCGAAGCGAGGATACGCAATTGCGACTATTACTTACAATAACGGTGATGAAGGTCATATGATATATATTAAAACAACACTTGTACCAGATCTTCCAGCTGACGTATATGGCTACAGTGCAGAATACCCTAGTTTTCCTGATCAAAGTACAGGCGATCAGTTCTTTAATGAACGTCAGTTCGAAGCATATCGTGAACTTGGATATCAACTAACAGATAATGCTATGGAAGACACGAATGTGAAGACTATTCTAAAGAAGTAA
- a CDS encoding beta-lactamase family protein, giving the protein MRSTIRILVVILTLAVFSACTPESKSGVSQGPEKLDDGWNVASPTFFNANLALLDSMVSRTESGAYVNIHSVLVVKDGMLALEEYFEGNSRNTLHEIRSATKSIGSMLTGIAIDKGFIKSENEPMYKFFEDDYKPTNGWTERAKQVEIRHLLNMMSGYECDDLVTHFACENAMYRSDDWVQYSIDLPFTYSPGGYWMYNSSSLILVGEAIARGSGLKLESFADHYLFEPLIIERFQWQFSPKGRAWIGGGARMVPREMAKIGQLMLNRGVWNGQRILPEEWIDKSTTKQGEMRSGVDYGYLWQRASSYIGRDLVTAYWASGNGGQYIIVLPNNAMVVVFTGGNYDSPLAGQPFQMLIDYILPAFLRSVPLETMTLTQEEMARLTGTYMLDFEPSATSTIRIHDDSIILISPENESINLVAHSPTFFTGDSQYGRVTVVFEESNQGEIVKQTIYGYLQSFVFKRK; this is encoded by the coding sequence ATGAGATCAACAATAAGAATTCTAGTCGTGATCCTCACCCTGGCGGTGTTCTCTGCTTGCACTCCCGAGTCAAAAAGCGGTGTCTCGCAAGGGCCAGAGAAGCTCGATGATGGTTGGAATGTTGCATCGCCTACTTTTTTCAACGCCAACTTAGCTCTATTAGATTCGATGGTATCCCGGACTGAGTCGGGTGCTTACGTAAATATCCACAGCGTTCTCGTTGTCAAGGATGGTATGTTGGCGTTGGAAGAATATTTCGAAGGGAATAGTCGTAACACACTCCATGAGATCCGTTCCGCCACCAAATCGATCGGTTCCATGTTGACGGGAATCGCGATCGATAAAGGTTTCATAAAATCGGAAAATGAGCCCATGTACAAGTTCTTCGAGGATGACTACAAGCCTACCAACGGCTGGACCGAGAGAGCAAAACAGGTCGAGATCCGTCACCTGCTCAATATGATGTCGGGGTATGAATGCGATGACCTCGTTACTCATTTCGCTTGCGAAAACGCAATGTATCGTTCAGACGACTGGGTGCAGTACTCGATCGACCTGCCCTTCACCTATTCACCGGGCGGGTACTGGATGTACAACAGCAGCAGTCTCATTCTTGTTGGCGAGGCGATTGCACGAGGATCGGGGCTCAAGCTGGAATCCTTTGCAGATCACTATCTCTTCGAACCGCTCATTATCGAGCGATTCCAATGGCAGTTTTCTCCCAAAGGACGAGCCTGGATCGGTGGCGGTGCAAGAATGGTCCCGCGAGAGATGGCGAAAATAGGCCAGCTAATGCTGAACCGCGGAGTCTGGAATGGCCAGCGCATCTTACCCGAAGAGTGGATCGATAAGAGCACGACAAAACAAGGGGAGATGCGAAGCGGTGTCGACTATGGTTATCTGTGGCAGAGAGCATCCTCGTATATCGGTCGGGATCTGGTCACGGCGTATTGGGCATCGGGTAATGGCGGGCAGTACATCATTGTTCTTCCGAATAATGCAATGGTAGTGGTCTTCACGGGCGGCAACTACGACAGTCCACTCGCTGGTCAACCCTTCCAAATGCTCATAGATTACATCTTGCCGGCGTTTCTTCGCTCTGTTCCGCTTGAGACAATGACTCTCACTCAGGAAGAGATGGCACGTTTGACAGGAACTTACATGCTGGATTTCGAACCGTCGGCCACATCGACCATCCGCATTCACGACGACAGTATTATTCTCATCTCTCCGGAGAACGAATCCATCAACCTGGTTGCCCACTCCCCCACATTCTTCACGGGCGATTCACAGTATGGCCGTGTGACTGTAGTGTTCGAGGAATCCAACCAAGGAGAGATAGTCAAACAAACCATCTACGGTTATTTACAGAGTTTCGTTTTTAAACGGAAATAA
- a CDS encoding T9SS type A sorting domain-containing protein — translation MNRVMRIVLILNLLFIVSIVPSLWADWSNDGVEVTIKPGVQRRCQLTTDGAGGAIIVWEDSTHVYDTYLVRDIYAQRIDLMGNAQWGSYGKAVCTAGGDKERCQIISDLQGGAFIVWEDGRNFASKIYAQRIYGDGTDHWSYNGAPVCTEVSMQSDPQLVLDWVGGVIVVWMDNRHGQGDIYAQRINGSGVPLWRADGDSICIAAGKQEGPQIISDGSGGAIMTWFDQRSGTNDIYAQRVDSNGNILWTFNGVPVCTAANEQNWPCIVSDGAGGAIIAWHDVRNGFQLDIYAQRIDATGAALWTTDGVALCTAIGDQYDTEIVSDGAGGAIVWWIDRRNVVFSDLVAQRIDAAGVVQWNIDGVPICQVFGDYITEPFSKGLVSDGAGGAIATWQDTRGNTIYAQRIDHSGSMQWASNGMPVSTAQSQDMPRITSDGSGGAIIAWEGDRFDEPNIYAQQINAEGRLGLLDPVIHSVSDIYGDEGGFVNLIWDAPRTDFLTGDITEYTIWRALETPAAQSMISRDAVVVSSPSEALDAAWEEREGPILRHAILNGTMFYWELIFTQAAYRLEGYAKAVPTLFDSTAVNDDYHYFQVIAHTSDPSIFYVSEPDSGYSVDDLAPCSPAGFTGTQSFAPEGLWLTWNPNMEGDFDLYNIYRDIGSSFEPGPGNLLLSTCETNTFDAGWNWEAGYCYKIAAVDINGNESEYTSLCEEQVTGDDPVLLPVATFLDQNYPNPFNPSTTISFGLKESGHISLRIYDTSGRLVATLADETRPAGNYTVDWNGRDGQGSSVASGVYFYKLNSKNFEETKKMILLR, via the coding sequence ATGAACCGAGTCATGAGGATCGTTCTGATTCTGAATCTTCTGTTTATTGTCAGCATTGTACCGTCGCTGTGGGCAGACTGGTCAAATGACGGAGTAGAAGTCACCATCAAGCCAGGAGTTCAAAGAAGGTGTCAATTGACAACAGATGGCGCAGGAGGCGCAATCATAGTATGGGAGGATTCCACCCATGTATATGATACTTATCTTGTTAGAGATATATACGCCCAACGGATCGATTTGATGGGAAATGCGCAGTGGGGCTCTTATGGAAAAGCTGTCTGCACTGCCGGGGGAGATAAGGAAAGATGCCAGATAATTTCCGATTTGCAGGGTGGAGCTTTCATAGTATGGGAAGATGGCCGCAACTTTGCTTCTAAGATCTACGCCCAGCGGATCTATGGCGATGGAACTGACCACTGGTCCTATAATGGAGCGCCTGTCTGCACCGAGGTGTCAATGCAGTCCGATCCACAGTTGGTATTGGATTGGGTTGGCGGTGTAATTGTTGTTTGGATGGACAATCGACACGGCCAGGGTGATATATACGCCCAGCGGATAAATGGCTCCGGAGTGCCTCTCTGGCGTGCTGACGGTGATTCAATCTGTATTGCTGCTGGTAAACAGGAAGGGCCGCAGATAATATCGGATGGCTCCGGCGGAGCGATCATGACGTGGTTCGACCAGCGAAGCGGTACCAACGACATTTACGCGCAGAGGGTCGACTCCAACGGCAACATTCTCTGGACCTTTAACGGAGTACCTGTCTGCACAGCTGCGAATGAACAAAATTGGCCCTGCATCGTTTCCGACGGAGCAGGCGGAGCGATCATAGCATGGCATGACGTGCGAAACGGTTTCCAGCTGGACATCTATGCACAGCGAATAGATGCTACGGGTGCGGCCCTGTGGACAACCGATGGAGTGGCACTCTGTACCGCGATAGGAGATCAGTACGATACTGAAATAGTGTCGGATGGAGCGGGCGGAGCTATCGTGTGGTGGATCGACAGGAGGAACGTCGTGTTCTCTGACTTAGTGGCCCAGCGGATCGATGCCGCTGGCGTCGTTCAGTGGAATATCGATGGAGTCCCAATCTGCCAAGTATTTGGTGATTATATCACGGAACCTTTTTCAAAGGGGTTAGTATCCGATGGAGCCGGAGGGGCGATCGCAACGTGGCAGGACACGCGCGGTAATACCATATACGCTCAAAGGATAGATCATTCAGGATCGATGCAGTGGGCGAGTAATGGAATGCCTGTCTCCACGGCTCAGTCCCAGGATATGCCCCGGATCACATCCGATGGTTCCGGAGGTGCAATAATCGCCTGGGAGGGAGATAGGTTCGATGAACCTAACATATATGCCCAGCAGATCAACGCTGAGGGAAGACTGGGTCTTCTTGATCCCGTTATTCACTCGGTAAGTGATATATACGGTGACGAGGGTGGATTTGTGAACCTGATCTGGGATGCTCCCCGGACTGATTTTCTGACCGGAGATATCACGGAGTATACTATCTGGCGGGCGTTGGAGACCCCAGCAGCGCAGAGTATGATCAGCAGGGATGCGGTGGTCGTTTCCAGTCCCTCTGAGGCGCTGGATGCAGCATGGGAGGAAAGAGAAGGTCCCATCCTTCGTCACGCTATCCTCAACGGGACCATGTTTTATTGGGAACTGATCTTCACACAGGCAGCCTATCGTCTCGAGGGTTATGCCAAGGCAGTGCCGACACTCTTCGATTCAACGGCCGTCAATGACGATTATCACTACTTCCAGGTCATCGCCCACACGTCCGATCCCTCGATCTTCTATGTCTCTGAACCTGATAGCGGATACTCGGTAGACGATCTCGCTCCCTGTTCCCCGGCCGGGTTCACGGGTACACAGTCTTTTGCCCCGGAAGGTCTCTGGCTTACCTGGAATCCGAACATGGAGGGAGACTTTGACCTCTACAACATCTATCGTGATATAGGATCTTCTTTTGAACCAGGACCAGGCAACCTGCTCCTATCTACTTGCGAGACGAATACCTTCGATGCAGGGTGGAATTGGGAAGCGGGCTACTGCTATAAGATCGCAGCGGTCGATATTAACGGCAACGAGAGCGAATATACATCATTGTGTGAAGAACAGGTGACCGGCGATGATCCGGTTCTGCTTCCCGTTGCGACTTTTCTTGACCAGAATTACCCCAACCCTTTCAATCCGAGTACGACGATTTCATTCGGATTGAAGGAGAGCGGACACATCTCGTTGAGGATCTATGATACGTCTGGAAGGCTGGTGGCGACGCTCGCAGATGAAACAAGGCCAGCGGG